A single region of the Macrobrachium rosenbergii isolate ZJJX-2024 chromosome 5, ASM4041242v1, whole genome shotgun sequence genome encodes:
- the LOC136839052 gene encoding cilia- and flagella-associated protein 251-like, with product MSRVRVSPWAMKNDQLLLQCEVWGYTQENNEENFGYTEENSEEDFGYTEENSEEDFGHTEENSEEDFGYTEENSEENFGYTEENSEENFGYTEENSEENFGYTEENSEEDFGYTEENSEENFGYTEENNEENFRYTEENSEQNFGYTEENNEENFGYTEENSEENFGYTEENSEENFGYTEENSEENFGYTEENSEEDFGYTEENSEEDFGYTEENSEEDFGYTEEYSEEDFGYTEENSEEDFGYTEEYSEEDFGYTEENSEEDFGYTEENSEEDFGYTEENSEENFGYTEEISEENFRYTEEISEENFRYTEENSEVNFGYTEEKSEENFQYTEENSEENFRYTEENSGENF from the coding sequence GATATACgcaggaaaataatgaagaaaatttcgGATATACGGAGGAAAATAGTGAAGAGGATTTCGGATATACGGAGGAAAATAGTGAAGAGGATTTCGGACATACGGAGGAAAATAGTGAAGAGGATTTCGGATATACGGaggaaaatagtgaagaaaattTCGGATATACGGAGGAAAATAGTGAAGAGAATTTCGGATATACGGAGGAAAATAGTGAAGAGAATTTCGGATATACGGAGGAAAATAGTGAAGAGGATTTCGGATATACGGAGGAAAACAGTGAAGAGAATTTCGGATATACGgaggaaaataatgaagagaattTCAGATATACGGAGGAAAATAGTGAACAGAATTTCGGATATACGgaggaaaataatgaagagaattTCGGATATACGGAGGAAAATAGTGAAGAGAATTTCGGATATACGGAGGAAAATAGTGAAGAGAATTTCGGATATACGGAGGAAAATAGTGAAGAGAATTTCGGATATACGGAGGAAAATAGTGAAGAGGATTTCGGATATACGGAGGAAAATAGTGAAGAGGATTTCGGATATACGGAGGAAAATAGTGAAGAGGATTTCGGATATACGGAGGAATATAGTGAAGAGGATTTCGGATATACGGAGGAAAATAGTGAGGAGGATTTCGGATATACGGAGGAATATAGTGAAGAGGATTTCGGATATACGGAGGAAAATAGTGAAGAGGATTTCGGATATACGGAGGAAAATAGTGAAGAGGATTTCGGATATACGGAGGAAAATAGTGAAGAGAATTTCGGATATACGGAGGAAATTAGTGAAGAGAATTTCCGATATACGGAGGAAATTAGTGAAGAGAATTTCCGATATACGGAGGAAAATAGTGAAGTGAATTTCGGATATACGGAGGAAAAAAGTGAAGAGAATTTCCAATATACGGAGGAAAATAGTGAAGAGAATTTCCGATATACGGAGGAAAACAGTGGAGAGAATTTCTGA